One Terriglobia bacterium DNA segment encodes these proteins:
- a CDS encoding methylated-DNA--[protein]-cysteine S-methyltransferase translates to MDQATHYYLVFETADGFCGIGWNSVGITRFQLPTRSPEATKRILLHRTPGAKPGTPTPEVAEAIVAVKRYFEGEETDFSGVKLDLGGQDPFFERIYQAARRVGWGHTTTYGVLAKELDAGPEAARDVGLAMARNPVALIIPCHRVLAAGGKIGGFSAPGGSAAKKHMLALEGVRLDPPSPAQQSFQF, encoded by the coding sequence ATGGACCAGGCAACGCACTATTACCTTGTCTTTGAAACAGCGGACGGCTTTTGCGGCATCGGCTGGAACAGCGTGGGCATCACGCGCTTCCAGTTGCCGACAAGAAGCCCGGAAGCAACGAAACGAATACTGCTCCACCGGACGCCCGGCGCAAAACCCGGCACGCCCACGCCGGAGGTGGCCGAGGCCATCGTCGCCGTGAAACGCTATTTCGAGGGCGAGGAGACGGATTTTTCCGGCGTCAAGCTCGATCTCGGCGGGCAGGACCCGTTTTTCGAGCGCATCTATCAAGCGGCGCGGCGGGTCGGATGGGGGCATACGACGACTTATGGTGTGTTGGCGAAAGAACTTGACGCCGGGCCGGAGGCCGCGCGCGATGTCGGTTTAGCCATGGCCAGGAATCCGGTGGCACTGATCATTCCCTGCCACAGGGTCCTGGCGGCGGGTGGCAAGATCGGCGGTTTTTCTGCGCCCGGAGGCTCGGCAGCTAAAAAACACATGCTCGCGCTGGAGGGCGTTCGCCTCGATCCTCCGTCACCGGCTCAGCAATCTTTCCAGTTTTGA
- a CDS encoding discoidin domain-containing protein, which produces MTERPLVRKRSLAADTATIGRAADEIDIACCATIAYSSEDAAHPVENILDGQSGPGGTRWVSARPDTAEHIVVEFDQPRAISRLVYEVQETMRERTQEVRLEASDDGGRTYRQILVQEYNFSPRGATFQREDQRVDLRQVTHLRLTVVPNKSGSGPATLTTLRLFA; this is translated from the coding sequence ATGACGGAACGCCCGCTGGTCCGCAAGCGATCGTTGGCAGCCGATACGGCGACGATCGGGCGCGCAGCGGATGAGATCGATATAGCCTGCTGCGCGACGATCGCCTACTCATCCGAGGACGCCGCTCACCCGGTTGAAAATATCCTCGATGGACAGTCCGGCCCGGGAGGAACGCGCTGGGTCAGCGCGCGTCCCGACACGGCGGAACACATCGTGGTGGAATTTGACCAGCCGCGGGCGATCTCGCGGCTCGTCTACGAAGTCCAGGAGACGATGCGCGAACGCACCCAGGAGGTGCGCCTGGAAGCGTCGGACGATGGAGGCCGGACGTATCGCCAGATTCTGGTTCAGGAATACAATTTCAGTCCCCGGGGAGCCACCTTTCAGCGCGAAGACCAACGCGTTGATCTACGGCAGGTCACCCATCTCCGTCTCACGGTTGTTCCAAACAAGAGCGGCTCAGGCCCGGCGACTCTCACGACACTCCGTCTCTTCGCTTAG